TCTACTCTGCTTTCCAGGTACTTGTCCAACTCTGCCTCTCTTTTCACCGCCTCTGGCGATACCTTTGGTGCATTCGGAAAACAGATCAATATCACACTCATGTTGTCTCGACTTCcctggtggaaaagaaaaagtgatttgaGAATGTATACACACCAGGCTAAATACACATCAAAGCATTTTACACACAAAAATTCACAAATCATATGGTATTCAACTTTTACTACTATGGATTAATATTATCATTAGCCTTAACTTCCCCCCACACCCTTGGAGAATTCCAGAAGTCTGCCCATTCATTCAGTACAACTTTTAAGTCACTTTGTTCTTCCCTCCTTCATGGTCTAAAGACTATATGGAGCCAATTACAGACAGCCCATTGTCTCTTAAAAATTGACATTACTAACAAGCAACATGTAATTACAAAGTTGTGTTCCATCTTGTTTTAAGTACTATCTAATAATTTTGGGAAAACAGCTGAATATTAGATGGGTAAACAAAACTGTTACTGCTTAAAAGCACTAAGTAGGGAGGTGTTGAATTCAGACAGTGCTTCCACCTAAAATCACAGCTATTagggttcccccccctcccagtttttttaaaaaggaagaaaagttacaAGTGAGAGAATGCATTAAAAGACCAGCTGGAAAGGGCCCAGGCCTTTACAAAAGCATTCTTTgaaatagaaacatttaaaaactcCAACTAAACAGAACCCTAATACCTACTGAATACCTTAAAATACAAACACATTCTGCTTATGAAAAGTAACTGTTTAGTTTACTTTCAATACCCTTGTGCTCTGGTCTACAAACACGCATCCACATGCTTAACTTTTAACACCAATTAAATTCACTGAAGTAAGCTAGATGAAGAACAAGCCAGTGTTTAAAACAAGAGTATATGGGCATATGGGGAGGTGCTGACAGTGGGCTACTGCAAAGCTTACAGCATCCACAAACCACTGTTCCTTCCCTGGTATTTATTTTCAGGGCTACCAGACAAAAATTGTGAGCAAAAATATATGCATTATCAATCTGCCAAAGTGTTGGAAAGCAATTACATTTTTCCAATAGCGAAACAATGACCTTGTTAGTCATGTGGCAAGAGCGGAGATGCTGTCTTGTCTCTTAGTATCAAAAATGTTGGCTTTTTTACATTATGACTTGTAGCTTGCCTTTGGAAAATTAAGTGTCAAGCTATGAAACTCAATAGTTCAAATCTCTTCCATAACTGTACCATCCTACAACCTACTAATACAAAGTAGAAGTTATGGTAGACAAAATTACACAGATTTATTAAACAAAACAGTCCCATCTTCTTCTACTTGAGCTAGTTTCAGAGCTGTATCACACAACACTGAATAAGAAATACAGTAATTAAACCAGAATAAAAACTAACTTAGGAAGTCAGATCTTCGTACAgtcaagaagaaattttaaactgCAAAATATGAAGTCAAGGTTCATTCATTCTGCATTTATCTTGGTGTAATTATGACAGTTACGTTACTACTATATGCCCAAGAAAGCATAGGAAGATTAGGAAGGGAAAGAATATTCTCTAGCTTGATTTAAGTCTTATGAGTTAAGGTTTTGTAAAGTATGTTGTGAAACAGAAAAGAGCAGTTACTGTCCTTGGCTTGCCCATAAATTCCCATCAGCTTCTAGTTTCCCAATGATCACAACGTATCTGTACATGATTTTAAACTCTTCATTAACCGAAACCACCCACAAAGCCATACTGTTTCTCCTGTGTGTTTGTTCCCCCTCTATCACCATTTTTGTGGGAATCATGGTAATGACTGTCAAAGTCATTTTAACATAAACCATTGGATACTTATAGACTGGAATCAAAACTTATTCTTAACTTGTTCATAAACTTCTAATAGTGAAAACACAGTAAACTTCTTCTCTCAAGTTTGGCTACCTTGTACAAGCAGGTGTCAACTATCTCATTGCAAACTTTCTCAAGGTCATCAGTGACTTCAAGTCTGGATCTCACAAAGTCACACAGCTCTTCATTTCCCATAACATCCCAGATACCATCACAGGCCAGTATGATGAACTGATCATCATCTTCTGATCTCTCAATTTCATAAACTTCAGGCTCAGGTGAGACTAGCTGTTCTGTAGGACCTTTCCCATGGACACATTTGTAATCAAAGTCCCCAAGTGCCCTTGAAACAGCAAGAGAGCCATTCACACGCTGAATCATTACAGAGCCACCTGCATTCTGTATACGCTCTTTCTCCAGTGGATTACTTGGTTTGTGATCCTGTGTGAAGAAGTGAACCTTCCTGTTTCTACAAAGTAAACCTCTCGAGTCTCCACAGTTGATGAAGTATGTATGTTGGGGAGAAATCATGACACCCACAGCTGTTGACCCACTTCTGTCTGCGCCATGTTTCTTCTCAGAGATGACTCTCATGTGTTCATCAATTTGCAGAAAACCTGTTCTGATGCCGCTCTTTACACTTTCCACAGATGGTGGCCCATCTGGCCCTTTAAAATCCTGGTTGCTCGTGATGTGATCTAATAAATGCTCACAGCAGTACTTGGCAACCTGTGATCCAGCGTGCCCATCATATACAGCAAAAAATGACCATCCATCAAGTCCATTTGGCAAACCAATCACAGCCGTATGTGCATCCTCCATTTCAACTCGCCAGCCTTGCATACTACTCAGACCATAACGAAGCCCATTCCCTTGCCCCTGGGCATTATGCTTCTCCATCTTTGGCTTGTCTAAAAATGCTCCCATGATGACACTCCTTcagttctaaaaagaaaaaaaaaagattattaagaTATTTCTTAAACACCTCTTGTTTAAACATCCTATTGGAAACTATTAAATAATAGCCCAAATAATGTTAAGATGGCAAAAATACACAGATATAAAGCTGACTTTTCTGTGTCTCAAGCCAAATTTGCATTGCTTTCATCTAATTTAAACAAGGACACTGCTACCAGCTGAACTGcacttttcatatttttgttaGTATCTTCAGCTGTTTTACTTCAAGTATTTATATTCCACTATCATTCATGGTTCTGAGAAAAGCCTCTAGTATAAGTATGTACGAAATCAGTTTGAAACATGACTTAACTGGCACACATCTGAATAGCTATGGTCCTTGTGATTACTGAGCCACTGAAAGAGTTCAATGTTTGCAGGACAGTGGCATTCCCTAGATCCCTACCCGCTGGCCACAAAGTCCTGCTCATACTCTGCTTTTCCAATGGCGAtggggaaacaaaagcaaactgatTAGGTTTTCTTTTGGGATAGGAGGGTCGCggttttttctttggttggtggtgttttgttttggttttttttttaaacaaagtgaTCTAAAGGATCAAGATGATGCCAGAGTTTGCATAAAAGGAGAGGCAACACTGGATAACTAGGAGCAGAACTCAGAAGGAATAGAGCAGCTGTCCCTTTAGGCATCAGCAAGCCATTAGTTTGGCTCAGCCATCTTGTGAAAGCTCATCCTTagatttttcagttaaattacGCAGCAAGCTTCTCAGATGTCTGTGCTGCAGATTTACTTAAAACCTTAATGTATTCATGCTTCACTGAAAGACAACTGCCCCTGACAAGTCTAAGGAAATCTGTTTGGAAATAAAATCACACATTTTGTAAATTCATGCTTCCTTATTCAAGTCAGACCGATATACTGCACACCCtatcctcctccacctcccatcACTGGGATGTGATGCATGCTTAAGAGAGTAAGAATTGTATTTGCAGCCAGCGTAAACTGACTGGTTTATCTTCATGGCTTTCACACCCTAACCATCCAACCCGCCCTGCTAATCCACATCAGTTTATTTGTgcattcattatttaaaaaaatcatacaaaataGGTCACACATTTTACATATTTGCAAATTCTGCCCTGGGAAGCATCAAAGAGTGTGCAAATCACTGTTATACAATACCAGGTAATGGAACAAGACTATAAGCTTTTCTATTTGAAGACAGTGGACAAAAATTAACTGAGTCTCTGAAACAGATTTTACGTGAGGCCCCAACTAAGCAGCTGCACTAGCAGACAAGTTAGTACAATAGGGATTTTAGAAGGTTTTAACTTGTGGAATACATTTGATCAGTTTTCTAAGTGATAAGACCACTTTTTGATAACATGCTTGTATTGAAATACACCTCCAGCTTATATAAGTGACACTACATATCCAACAAAGCTTTTCAACATTGTCTCTTCCAGCCACTATCAACCTTTCTAAAACATCTGAACTTATTAGAATAAACTGtcaagaaatatttatatttgatcTCACCACAACAGTGATTCAAATGTGAGGCACAGGGACTGGGTATACACTCTTTGGCTCAGGTGCTTtgttaacaaaaacaaaagccacacatACGTCAGCTGTATGGAGACAGATGTCAGCAGCAGTACACCTCTGCTTCCTCTCACCCCAAGCCCTGCTCTTAAGTTCTGTCTCTTCTCAAGTGAACACAAAATATGCCCACGCAAACTGTAACTAGCCAACAAAATCTATAGCGTACACTGACTGGTCTTGTATCCTAAGCACATGCACGAGGTTCACATTACTGCagttgctaggaaaaaaatatgacttAAGACTTTTTTATCTTCACATGCAACTCTAGTGAAGTCAGAGTGatcaaaataattacagaatgCTGCCATAAATCAAATGGGGAGTTATTTTGTAGAATAATACTTTTTATTCATTCCATGATAGCAGCAGAGTTTAAACTAACACTTAACACTTCCTTATTGTCAAAGAGATCATAAAATAGAATGCAGATATTAAAttatttcaccttaatttagagCTCAAAAAGCAGAAACTGCCCTGGCAAATGCCACATTTTTGTGAAGTATTTTACATTATTACTGTGTTTCAAACAGAATTACTGTGTTTAAAACAGGATACAGTTAAACTGACCACAAGCACTGTCAGATTTGGaataaaaaaggcagttttcCTTCTAATCTCTCACATTACTATGTACACAATATTCAGAGTTCTGCTTTGTAAGCTGTTTGTCCCTCTCAGTAGTTTGTCATGTAAACCACAATGAAAAATATATACAGACAGGTCGTATGCAGTTCTAGCAACTCGTACAGAACTGGTATAACACTTCAAAAATCAACAAATCCACTCTCCATTTAAAATCAAGTTGCCTTATCCCTCCCTAGAAGGTAAATTGAAAGCTGTTGCTATTCTAAATTAAGCCTTGTAGGTGAGACGACACATCATTTTTCAAGGGTGCGAGCTACCCACCATAGAGGCAAATGCAACCAGACAGAAGGATAACCACAACGTGGTCACATAACAACTTCTTAGGAAATTATTCACAGCCCATAGCATAAAGTAATCACCTTCCAAAAACTGCAATAACAAACTGCAGTtgccttccttgcaacactctagCTAATCATACTTTCACCAGAATGCCAGTCTAAACCTGTAGGAGAATAGGCCAAGTTTTCAAAATCCTCACTGTATCTGAAGGGAAAGCACAGTTTACTTGTGGATAGGATGAAGATGCCAAACCTTTAGTTTTCTCAGGGTTTCAATTCTTGTTCAGAAAAATTTGCGTTTAATATGACCGAACTGTGAATTCTTATGAATCGGAGGCTACCTGCTACTTCTGCCCCCACACCCTTATGCATGACTAAAACCTGAAGAATTTAAAGAGTCTTagttataagaaaaaaatatcttatttttaaaagggacggacacacacacacacaaaaagactaACATACGTGCCTCCTTCCTACTAAAAATACCTTTTAGACCTGTTTTTGAGTCCACATCTATGGAAACATCTTTCACACATCAGTGTCTACCTAAATGACGAGTACATTCTTCATTCTTTCATGAGGTGGTTTTAGCACTATACTGATTAAGTTGGAATGACACCTTTAGTTAAGCATATAACTCTGCATGCAAATCAGATTAACCTATAGCAGTGCAAGCACCCAAGTTACAGCACGACTTTGTTATGTAATAACACTAAAGAGAGAAGTCAGACCCAGAACAGTCTGCATGCATGATGTGCAATAAAGCAACCGATCCTGAACATGGTTTAACTTAGCCCTCTCATATTTCTTTAGTCATCTTCCTGAACAGGAGTCCTCATCCTATGACCCTTATTCTCCAAATAATTTTACTACCCTTCCCTTTGCCCTTCTTAACCCAGCCACACATTTCTGCAATCATGTTAGAAAACTGCAGTCTCATAGCGGGAAGCAGAACCAGTCCTCTACGCTGGAAGCCTCAATTTTTCAGGATGCTTGAATGATGCACATGGGTGCTAAAGGAGACCGACATTCTTCCTATTCCCATTAAAACCAGAGTAAGAGAAAATGCACTTTAATCATGAAGTTCAGTGGCAAACGTAcaccacacttttttttcttagagaaggACAATTCTGAACAGTACTATAGTAGCAGTGTCCTGTAAAAAGATCAGAGGTGCAAaactttcttcagaaatgctAACTCTAAAACATCATATGGCACTGCAACTGCCACAAAGATTAGTCCAGCAAACTTCAGTTTTAAGCTAAGATGATTCTTGGTTCACCATAACTGTATCGGTGACTTCCATTAGTTTCTCCTAAAAGAGAAGAGCTTTCTGCAGCCAAAGTTCCTGGGTTTTGGCTCTGAAGAATAGAGAAGGTTCTGAACAGAACTAAAAGTGAAAATGGACCCCTATGCATAAAAACGAGTATCTATGCATCTGCAAGTGCCTCCAAACCATGACTTCTGAAATGCTGATTTTGTGGAGGTCAAACTGAAGGACAGCCTCTACAGCAAGTGCAAAAAAactcaaaaacccccaaacctctcaAGTTGCAGTTTgcagacagaaaagcaagaatACTGTACAGGGCCTAGAAAAATCAACACAAGTAACAAGATCTTGGATAAAACACAAGAGTGCCAAAATTCAAAGGACTGAAGCattagaaacaaaactaaaataatgAATGGAGCATGCTGAAGAGTCAGTAGCTAAACTCCTTGAAAATAGATGCAAATGGAGAACAGAGTGGCAAAGAAAAGGAGGGTAATTAGTATACCGGACCATGGACAACCATGGACAACCACAGATACATCACTGGAATGCATGAAATCTCTTTGCCCCTTCATTTGTCCCTCAAATTGTGCTATCCAGACAGCACAACTGTAATGCCTTCTGATACACACGAAAATAAATTTTACTGTTTTGATATTTGCTTATTCATTTGCTTGAAGGTTCGAATGAAGATAAGTCTTAAACTGTTCACAAAGGACAGTTAATGTAACTCCATGTACCCCTGTAAaaagacaatttctttttccaaggAATTCAGACAAGGATTTGATCACCTTGTCCAagaaaaccaaccaccaccatcTTAAACTTGTACTTGAACAGTATGTAATTTAATAATCCTTTTCAAACAATGTTCAAGTTGTATTCCTTCCACTAGGATAAGCTGCTTACACGAACCACACTGAAGTCCTAGGCACTTGTTCAAACTAAGCTGAGAAACGACCCCACACTCCAATTTCCTGGAACAATTCTCTAAATGACATTACCCCCTGTGTGTTGTAATGAGCACCATAAAGAAAGATTACAACCTTAACTTGAACTATGGGACACAGAGCAAGTCACCAAATTATACAGACTGCTACTGAATAGAAAAAGGGCATCTGATCACTTCAAGTCCAATCTGATCTGTGGTACTTTGCCCCCTGCCTTAAGCAGGCTGGATGCAGTAACGAGTCAACATGTAATTGTGCAAATgtggaaacattttcagaagttagTGCCTGTTGAATGAAAAACTGACAGTACGTACTGGATGCCCCAAATCAATTAATGTTAACAAACAAAATGTCAGAGATCATTCCAGGGATCGGAAGAAtgactaaaataaaacagaacacaCAGATGAGGAGACATAATTACACCACAgtcatgggctgaatgaagtcatgaaaaagcttcttgccaatgaaactatttaaaaactattggaggcTATATGACTGAGTTTTGGCACTCACGGTTCAACAACATCAATAAAGTACTGAAAATTACAGTTGATGTTTCTGAATGTGTACTTTCAGACACAGGCACACATGGCCAACTAGGAGACATgaattttctatgaaaaataagaaataaaatacagaaatggtgCTATTTTAATAAACATGGACTAACACACAATTTCCCCACCAGAATACCTGCTTCTTGGAGATGCAAGTGTAGTCTGCATTATATTTCAGTAGGACAATTGCAAATAGAAGAACATAAGAAATTACCCACAGGGGTAAGGAAGTTTGTAATAATAATACCAATTTTTTGTTTCAGGACAGATGTAGGAGCTATGGCATGTGGCAGACAAAGGGAACAGGAAAAAGTAGACAGCTGGAAACATTAGTTTAAAGAAAGTAAGGAGAAATATCAAAGCTGTCAGAAACAGGCCTTCAGACAGGCAAGAACATCTATACATGGATGCAAGTGagagggcaaaaaaaccccccaaacataaGCATATTAATGACTCTGTGTGTACAAGGGAAAGTATGAACTGTTTCAACCTTTCCCCACTTACCCTCCCTCTATCCCTGTAATTAATATGCAACAGTGATTACAATTACAACTTCATACCACAGCAGAAAATCACTAAATCACTGCACCTCTGATACAGACACCTATGAGCTCTGACCTCTTGATAGCTGGTCC
This region of Accipiter gentilis chromosome 25, bAccGen1.1, whole genome shotgun sequence genomic DNA includes:
- the PPM1A gene encoding protein phosphatase 1A isoform X1; amino-acid sequence: MGAFLDKPKMEKHNAQGQGNGLRYGLSSMQGWRVEMEDAHTAVIGLPNGLDGWSFFAVYDGHAGSQVAKYCCEHLLDHITSNQDFKGPDGPPSVESVKSGIRTGFLQIDEHMRVISEKKHGADRSGSTAVGVMISPQHTYFINCGDSRGLLCRNRKVHFFTQDHKPSNPLEKERIQNAGGSVMIQRVNGSLAVSRALGDFDYKCVHGKGPTEQLVSPEPEVYEIERSEDDDQFIILACDGIWDVMGNEELCDFVRSRLEVTDDLEKVCNEIVDTCLYKGSRDNMSVILICFPNAPKVSPEAVKREAELDKYLESRVEEIIKKQGEGVPDLVHVMRTLATESIPNLPPGGELASKRSVIEAVYNRLNPYRNDDTDSASTDDMW
- the PPM1A gene encoding protein phosphatase 1A isoform X2, whose product is MGAFLDKPKMEKHNAQGQGNGLRYGLSSMQGWRVEMEDAHTAVIGLPNGLDGWSFFAVYDGHAGSQVAKYCCEHLLDHITSNQDFKGPDGPPSVESVKSGIRTGFLQIDEHMRVISEKKHGADRSGSTAVGVMISPQHTYFINCGDSRGLLCRNRKVHFFTQDHKPSNPLEKERIQNAGGSVMIQRVNGSLAVSRALGDFDYKCVHGKGPTEQLVSPEPEVYEIERSEDDDQFIILACDGIWDVMGNEELCDFVRSRLEVTDDLEKVCNEIVDTCLYKGSRDNMSVILICFPNAPKVSPEAVKREAELDKYLESRVEDGV